The Aythya fuligula isolate bAytFul2 chromosome 2, bAytFul2.pri, whole genome shotgun sequence genome contains a region encoding:
- the RMDN1 gene encoding regulator of microtubule dynamics protein 1, with product MAAAAVMAARLLRPLGRPSARTLLRRAGVATGGPWVRGRLGRSQVLRKSPKRGVALSAGSFLVYEASKLFSGFAEVHASFKVAEVIEQADYLYGSGETEKLYRLLVQHKNSEDAELLWRLARASRDLAQLSSTSAEEKRQLVYEALEYAKKALEKNESNFAAHKWYAICISDVGDYEGIKVKIANAFVIKEHFQRAIELNPKDATSIHLMGIWCYSFAEMPWYQRKIAAMLFATPPTSTYQEALRYFHMAEEADPNFYSKNLLFLGKAYLKLNNKKMALLWLSKAKDYPAHTEEDKQVQKEALELLNSI from the exons ATGGCGGCGGCCGCGGTCATGGCGGCGCGGCTGCTGCGGCCCCTCGGCCGCCCCTCCGCCCGCACGCTGCTACGGCGGGCGGGGGTCGCCACAGGCGGCCCGTGGGTCCGGGGACGGCTCGGCCGGAGCCAG GTGCTTAGAAAAAGCCCTAAAAGGGGGGTTGCGCTCTCAGCGGGGTCCTTCTTGGTTTATGAAGCTTCCAAGCTGTTTTCTGGCTTTGCTGAGGTTCATGCAAGCTTCAAAG TGGCAGAAGTTATAGAGCAAGCAGACTACCTGTACGGGAGtggagaaactgaaaagctgTATCGGTTGCTGGTTCAGCATAAAAATAG TGAGGATGCAGAGTTACTGTGGCGGCTGGCAAGAGCATCACGAGATTTAGCTCAACTGAGTAGTActtctgcagaggagaaaagacAACTGGTGTATGAAGCCCTTGAGTATGCAAAAAAGgcacttgaaaaaaatgaatcaaatttTGCAGCGCACAAG TGGTATGCCATTTGTATCAGTGATGTTGGTGATTACGAAGGAATCAAGGTTAAAATTGCAAATGCCTTTGTTATCAAAGAGCATTTTCAG AGAGCCATTGAACTGAATCCAAAAGATGCAACGTCAATTCATCTTATGGGCATTTG GTGTTACTCCTTTGCTGAAATGCCATGGTACCAACGAAAAATAGCTGCAATGCTATTTGCAACACCTCCAACTTCCACTTATCAAGAG GCTCTGCGTTACTTCCACATGGCAGAGGAAG CTGACCCAAATTTCTACAGCAAAAATTTGCTCTTTTTGGGGAAGGCATACTTGAagttaaacaataaaaagatgGCTCTTCTGTGGTTAAGCAAAGCAAAGGATTATCCTGCACATACCGAAGAGGACAAACAG gTACAGAAAGAAGCTTTGGAGTTGCTTAATTCTATATAA